In a genomic window of Ruminococcus albus 7 = DSM 20455:
- the tnpA gene encoding IS66 family insertion sequence element accessory protein TnpA: MDKTTSITTIKKEMQLQEWSAQIKAQQASGLTIREWCKEKGIKPNTYYNRLRKVREKYIENSPTIVPVSVPCSNENIRIEKNGLQISLPADISADTLTALVHELC; encoded by the coding sequence ATGGACAAAACAACATCCATCACAACAATCAAAAAAGAAATGCAGCTTCAGGAATGGTCTGCGCAGATCAAAGCACAGCAGGCAAGCGGTCTGACGATCCGGGAATGGTGCAAAGAAAAAGGGATCAAGCCAAACACGTATTACAACCGCCTAAGAAAAGTTCGTGAAAAGTATATCGAAAATTCTCCGACCATCGTTCCTGTATCAGTTCCTTGCTCAAACGAAAATATCCGCATTGAGAAAAACGGACTTCAAATATCTCTTCCGGCAGATATATCTGCGGACACTCTGACCGCTTTGGTGCATGAGCTATGCTGA
- a CDS encoding replication initiation protein, producing the protein MSKKDEKTQILVGLGDPKKLVIQKSKPLLDIVRIGLPLDALKLLDAYLAKIDTYKPDNKTVVFEVKEYEEMLGIQRLRTEVLDANLDKLLNHVITLKNTANDEDDDVIKINLFQMARRRINKETRMGEIVLVCNDVAKDFIFKLDDIKYIKYNLEDIIKLNSRYSYTLFLYLKDNLYKKTWTISYPELKVRLGCESSRYSMFSYLKNDILNPCKKEIESKTGVRFTFEPIRKNRSVIAVTFTASEVKGLTDKKKTGKMVDTDKMVDVESSKSASTVPVDNNEEKDWKAFYGSSVLAGLAEQCEYTFSKKEMQLIHALLKKINISPAEGDRTGTCRFGREAYLQEKYLRLCQEEENKAKNGESITNRFAYLRKMLENEAEEDSDE; encoded by the coding sequence ATGTCAAAGAAAGACGAAAAAACTCAAATATTAGTTGGGTTAGGAGATCCCAAAAAACTGGTGATTCAAAAATCAAAACCATTACTGGATATAGTGAGAATAGGACTTCCATTAGATGCGCTCAAGCTTCTCGATGCTTATCTAGCAAAAATTGATACTTATAAGCCAGATAACAAAACTGTCGTATTCGAGGTAAAAGAGTACGAAGAGATGCTGGGTATCCAGAGACTCCGAACAGAAGTCCTAGACGCTAATCTTGATAAATTGCTTAATCACGTGATTACGCTAAAAAACACTGCCAACGACGAAGATGATGATGTAATAAAAATCAACTTGTTTCAAATGGCTAGAAGAAGAATCAACAAAGAAACCCGAATGGGTGAGATAGTGCTGGTTTGTAATGACGTGGCTAAAGATTTTATTTTCAAATTAGATGATATTAAATACATCAAATATAATCTTGAAGATATAATCAAATTAAATTCAAGATATAGTTACACGTTATTTTTATACTTAAAAGACAATTTGTATAAAAAAACATGGACTATTAGTTATCCTGAGTTGAAGGTCAGATTAGGATGCGAATCATCGAGATATTCTATGTTCAGTTATCTAAAAAATGATATCCTCAACCCCTGTAAGAAAGAAATAGAAAGCAAAACAGGTGTCCGCTTCACTTTCGAGCCTATAAGGAAAAACCGCTCTGTAATTGCTGTAACATTCACGGCTTCGGAAGTCAAAGGTCTTACTGACAAAAAGAAGACTGGTAAGATGGTAGATACTGATAAAATGGTAGATGTTGAATCAAGTAAATCTGCATCTACTGTACCGGTTGATAATAATGAGGAAAAAGACTGGAAAGCTTTCTATGGTTCATCTGTCCTTGCAGGACTGGCTGAGCAATGTGAATACACGTTTTCTAAGAAAGAAATGCAGCTTATCCATGCTCTCCTAAAAAAGATAAATATATCGCCGGCTGAAGGAGACAGAACGGGTACATGTAGATTCGGAAGGGAAGCGTATTTACAGGAAAAGTATCTGCGTCTGTGTCAGGAAGAAGAAAATAAAGCGAAAAACGGTGAATCTATCACTAACCGTTTTGCGTATTTAAGAAAAATGCTTGAAAATGAAGCAGAAGAAGATTCAGATGAATAA
- a CDS encoding SMI1/KNR4 family protein, with protein sequence MFDKIDLNDFWDSSSEYDYLKLEPFSEEKLRAIEKEIGYKLPESYIALLRVQNGGCPKNKRVGNTSWLLEGIYGICKGESEFWENEGVAYPKIGVPICISDYDCDRIFLDYRECGNDGEPRVVGISPEMDTIEFIAKDFESFINMLVPARYDENDEIIEEDVVKIDPYEGVQFTPVEGEQKKELDRYIWKGMPGFSFFTVFCILIGIVLDLFDTDNKLLSLLSNLAYIAAALGFLITIGGIIYCSSQSKRSYECYVDTVDIVWEANEPISKTKYNQEKRTFFFHLTKSKAESYPNTEGFKEGDRIRVYRVINDKNGEVMLMKEQDQK encoded by the coding sequence ATGTTTGATAAAATCGATCTCAATGATTTCTGGGACAGCAGCAGTGAATATGATTATCTTAAACTGGAGCCTTTTTCGGAAGAAAAACTTCGGGCTATAGAAAAAGAGATCGGATATAAATTACCCGAATCCTATATCGCCCTGTTGCGTGTGCAAAATGGAGGCTGCCCCAAAAATAAAAGAGTCGGAAATACGTCATGGCTGCTCGAAGGCATTTACGGTATCTGCAAAGGTGAAAGCGAATTCTGGGAAAATGAGGGGGTAGCTTATCCGAAGATAGGTGTACCTATATGTATAAGCGACTATGACTGTGACAGGATATTTTTAGATTATCGTGAGTGTGGAAATGACGGAGAACCCAGAGTAGTGGGGATCTCTCCCGAAATGGATACGATCGAATTTATTGCCAAGGACTTTGAATCGTTCATAAATATGCTTGTCCCTGCAAGATATGATGAAAACGACGAGATTATCGAAGAAGACGTTGTAAAAATAGATCCTTATGAAGGAGTACAGTTCACTCCCGTAGAAGGAGAGCAGAAAAAAGAATTGGATCGATATATATGGAAAGGCATGCCGGGATTTTCCTTTTTCACTGTATTCTGCATACTGATAGGCATCGTACTTGATTTATTTGATACAGATAATAAACTGTTATCGTTATTATCAAACCTGGCATATATCGCAGCCGCACTTGGTTTCCTTATCACGATAGGTGGTATTATATATTGTTCTTCTCAGAGCAAGCGTTCTTACGAATGTTATGTTGATACTGTTGATATTGTCTGGGAGGCAAATGAGCCGATCAGTAAAACGAAATATAACCAAGAAAAGAGAACGTTCTTTTTTCACCTGACAAAAAGCAAGGCTGAAAGTTACCCAAACACCGAGGGGTTTAAAGAGGGCGACAGAATAAGAGTATACCGAGTGATAAACGATAAAAACGGAGAGGTTATGCTTATGAAAGAGCAGGATCAAAAATGA
- a CDS encoding toprim domain-containing protein, whose translation MAASYDNNSISSLKGADRVRKRPGVIFGSNGLEGAQHAYFEILSNSIDEAKDGYGSKITTILYEDGSISVQDHGRGIPLEFNKTENRYNWELVYCELYAGGKYDVDGANYEYSLGLNGLGACATQYASEYFDVEVVRDGYKYNLHFEKGENIGGLVKKKLKSKSETGTFQKWKPDLEVFTDTNITYEYLLDVNKKQAMVNKGITFCIMDQSSDTNTEYYYENGIIDYIEEISDGKNISSPYYIEGSGTGRDREDLKEYKVKAEIAFAFNNDVPTLQYYHNSSFLEHGGAPDKAVKSAFVAVFDKILKQRGKYNKGETKISFADIEDSLIVIVNSLSTMTSYENQTKKAINNKFIQDFLTELIKERLEIWFIENAGDSNRVIDQILANKRSREASEKQRIALKRKLVGKSDSWDRVKKFVDCKSKDTSIRELFIVEGDSALGSVKMGRDSEFQAVMPVRGKILNCLKSDISKIVSSDIIMDLIKVLGCGIEIPIKTPKRGVLSFDINNLKWNKIIICTDADVDGFQIRTLILTMIYRLCPTLIEEGYVYIAETPLYEMRYKTRANEETFFAFDEKEKNKIMKGKDPSRFFIQRSKGLGENTAEFMWLTTMDPKTRRLIRVTSEDAKKMLEYFELYLGNNVAARKSYIEENGHLYTDDLDLD comes from the coding sequence TTGGCAGCATCATACGACAATAACAGTATAAGTTCTCTTAAAGGAGCTGACAGAGTAAGAAAAAGACCCGGTGTTATTTTTGGCTCTAACGGTCTTGAAGGAGCTCAGCATGCTTATTTTGAGATACTGTCCAATTCCATTGATGAAGCCAAAGATGGGTACGGCAGCAAGATCACAACTATTCTGTATGAAGATGGTTCTATAAGCGTCCAGGATCACGGTCGAGGCATTCCACTTGAATTCAATAAAACCGAAAATCGCTATAACTGGGAGCTCGTTTACTGCGAACTTTACGCAGGAGGAAAATACGATGTTGACGGAGCTAATTATGAGTACAGTCTGGGGCTTAACGGTCTTGGAGCTTGTGCAACTCAGTATGCAAGCGAGTATTTCGATGTGGAAGTTGTCCGGGATGGCTATAAATATAACCTTCACTTTGAAAAAGGTGAGAATATAGGTGGACTTGTAAAAAAGAAATTGAAATCAAAATCAGAAACCGGTACATTCCAGAAATGGAAGCCTGATCTTGAGGTATTTACGGATACAAATATCACTTATGAATATTTGCTTGATGTAAACAAAAAACAGGCTATGGTCAATAAGGGCATAACCTTCTGCATCATGGACCAGTCTTCTGATACAAACACTGAGTATTACTATGAAAACGGAATAATTGACTATATAGAAGAAATTTCCGACGGTAAAAATATTTCTTCTCCGTATTATATCGAGGGCTCCGGAACAGGAAGGGATAGGGAAGACCTTAAAGAGTACAAGGTCAAAGCCGAGATCGCTTTTGCTTTCAATAACGATGTACCTACCCTTCAGTATTACCACAATTCAAGCTTTCTTGAACACGGCGGAGCTCCAGATAAAGCGGTAAAGTCAGCTTTTGTAGCTGTTTTTGATAAGATTCTCAAGCAAAGAGGAAAGTATAATAAAGGCGAGACTAAAATTAGCTTTGCTGATATAGAAGACAGTCTTATAGTCATCGTAAACAGTCTTTCGACAATGACAAGCTACGAGAATCAGACCAAAAAGGCTATAAACAATAAATTTATCCAGGATTTTCTCACCGAACTGATCAAAGAAAGACTGGAAATATGGTTTATTGAAAATGCCGGCGATTCCAACAGGGTGATCGACCAGATACTTGCAAATAAAAGAAGCAGGGAAGCCTCCGAAAAGCAAAGAATCGCACTGAAAAGAAAACTTGTAGGCAAGAGTGATTCTTGGGACAGAGTAAAGAAATTTGTAGACTGCAAGTCTAAAGATACTTCCATAAGAGAATTATTTATTGTTGAAGGTGATTCAGCTCTCGGTTCGGTAAAGATGGGCAGAGATTCAGAATTTCAAGCAGTAATGCCTGTAAGAGGAAAGATACTTAACTGCCTGAAATCGGATATTTCAAAAATTGTCAGCAGCGATATAATAATGGATCTGATAAAAGTGCTTGGCTGCGGTATAGAAATACCGATAAAAACACCCAAGAGGGGAGTCCTCTCTTTCGATATAAACAACCTGAAATGGAATAAGATAATAATCTGTACAGATGCCGATGTTGATGGATTTCAGATAAGAACTCTGATACTGACTATGATCTACAGATTATGTCCGACTCTTATAGAAGAAGGATACGTTTATATCGCTGAAACTCCACTGTACGAAATGAGATATAAAACGAGAGCTAATGAGGAAACGTTCTTCGCTTTCGATGAAAAAGAAAAAAACAAGATAATGAAAGGAAAAGATCCTTCAAGATTCTTTATTCAGCGTTCAAAAGGACTTGGCGAAAATACTGCGGAATTTATGTGGCTCACTACGATGGATCCTAAAACAAGACGTCTTATAAGGGTTACATCTGAGGATGCAAAAAAAATGCTTGAGTACTTTGAATTATACCTTGGAAATAATGTAGCTGCAAGAAAAAGCTACATAGAAGAAAACGGACATCTATACACTGATGATCTTGATCTCGATTAA
- the tnpB gene encoding IS66 family insertion sequence element accessory protein TnpB (TnpB, as the term is used for proteins encoded by IS66 family insertion elements, is considered an accessory protein, since TnpC, encoded by a neighboring gene, is a DDE family transposase.) — protein sequence MLNDLAADAQVYLVTGYTDLRRGIDGLATIVQAQLRLDPFSKALFLFCGRRCDRIKGLLWEGDGFLLLYKRLDNGRFQWPRSETEAVMLTSQQIRWLLEGLKIEQPKAIREGKPGALY from the coding sequence ATGCTGAATGATCTGGCAGCGGACGCACAGGTCTATCTTGTTACGGGATACACCGACCTTCGACGCGGGATAGACGGACTTGCGACTATCGTTCAGGCTCAGCTTCGACTTGACCCGTTCTCGAAAGCATTGTTTTTGTTCTGCGGCAGACGTTGTGACCGCATCAAAGGTCTGCTGTGGGAGGGCGATGGTTTTCTGCTGTTGTACAAGCGCCTTGACAACGGAAGATTCCAGTGGCCGCGCAGTGAGACCGAAGCAGTAATGCTCACATCTCAGCAAATTCGCTGGCTTCTGGAAGGCTTGAAAATAGAGCAGCCGAAGGCTATCCGTGAGGGAAAGCCGGGGGCGCTGTATTAA
- a CDS encoding dockerin type I repeat-containing protein: MKKIITSMLAVSMITGMACMSAGAEAEYNNANSNVMVANENHISATNPVVDLLKSATNGKDSPYNHYTVYDGSDAKSFKVKGRTYYYGITQNGNISSFSLNTQKVKKLSFKVAHLDNSSLVDDSTLTIYLDGEKYKTYTLTYNMTYLPIDIDTTEFSKVRFDFGEYKDSRFALVDFKVDGKTAPKGADIPKYTSVDSLINSAYDTDTFWLSETTIYDSSKKLGFKMKGRTYYNGISMRSGGGFSLNTENVDSISFDLSHVDNSGIGDSAVKIYLDNELYENKAISIAPNTPIKRYTLDLKNIDNLRIETNRYTETSYAVGNIEFNNIKSQKSYIVPTYDDAIDFINSKFNDSGVTVYDNTQKLGFNMDGVNYKQGLLMSAGGTVSFNTESIKKLSFKLGYIDNSVPYSGNKLQVYLDGELKEISIEKNQKNQKTQNVDLDVSNVKCVKINFSDKYANTKYGLADIAIIKDESKVNIPKGDVNLDNVVNITDITKVAAHIKGKKVLTGDSLKAADVNDDNKINITDITKIAAHIKGRIILK; this comes from the coding sequence ATGAAAAAAATAATTACGAGTATGCTGGCTGTTTCAATGATTACAGGAATGGCTTGTATGTCTGCTGGTGCAGAAGCTGAATACAATAATGCTAATTCAAATGTGATGGTCGCAAATGAAAATCATATCAGTGCAACCAATCCTGTAGTTGATCTTCTGAAAAGTGCAACCAACGGAAAAGATAGTCCTTATAATCATTATACAGTATATGATGGTTCGGACGCAAAAAGTTTTAAGGTCAAAGGCAGAACGTACTACTATGGCATTACCCAAAATGGAAATATAAGCTCATTCTCATTGAATACCCAAAAGGTCAAAAAACTGTCATTCAAGGTTGCACATCTAGATAATTCTAGTCTGGTGGATGATAGTACACTTACCATATATCTCGACGGAGAAAAATATAAAACTTATACCTTAACTTATAATATGACATATCTTCCTATAGATATTGATACAACTGAATTTAGCAAGGTAAGATTTGATTTTGGTGAATACAAGGATTCAAGGTTTGCTTTGGTAGATTTCAAAGTAGATGGTAAAACTGCCCCGAAAGGCGCAGATATACCTAAATATACGTCGGTTGATAGCTTAATTAACAGTGCGTACGATACTGATACATTTTGGTTATCCGAAACGACGATATATGACAGCAGTAAAAAACTTGGGTTTAAAATGAAAGGCAGAACATACTACAATGGTATATCTATGCGTTCTGGTGGTGGTTTCTCACTAAACACCGAGAATGTAGATTCAATATCTTTTGATCTTAGTCATGTTGATAACTCGGGAATTGGAGATTCTGCTGTAAAGATATATTTGGATAATGAACTTTACGAGAATAAAGCAATAAGCATTGCACCAAACACCCCTATAAAAAGATATACATTAGATCTGAAAAACATAGATAATCTACGCATTGAAACAAATAGATATACAGAGACATCATATGCAGTGGGTAATATTGAGTTCAATAATATTAAATCTCAGAAAAGCTATATAGTGCCTACCTATGATGACGCCATAGATTTTATTAACAGCAAATTCAATGACAGCGGCGTAACGGTATATGACAATACTCAAAAGCTAGGTTTTAATATGGATGGAGTAAATTACAAACAAGGTTTGCTAATGAGTGCTGGAGGCACGGTATCATTCAATACTGAGAGTATAAAGAAACTGTCATTTAAACTTGGTTATATAGATAACTCAGTTCCTTATTCGGGTAATAAATTACAGGTTTATCTTGATGGTGAACTCAAGGAGATATCGATTGAAAAAAATCAAAAAAATCAAAAGACCCAGAATGTTGATCTTGATGTATCAAATGTTAAATGTGTAAAGATCAATTTTTCAGACAAATATGCTAATACCAAATACGGTTTGGCAGATATTGCTATCATCAAAGATGAATCAAAGGTCAATATCCCAAAAGGCGATGTGAATTTGGACAATGTAGTTAATATTACGGATATCACAAAAGTTGCAGCGCATATCAAGGGTAAAAAGGTTTTGACAGGCGATAGTCTGAAGGCAGCAGATGTTAATGACGACAACAAAATAAATATCACGGATATAACAAAGATAGCAGCTCATATAAAGGGTCGTATAATTCTGAAGTAA